One genomic segment of Pyrococcus kukulkanii includes these proteins:
- a CDS encoding metallophosphoesterase family protein codes for MVYVAVLANIAGNLPALTAALGKIEEMKEKGYEIEKYYILGNIVGLFPYPREVIDAIKDLAKSERVKIIRGKYDQLIAMSDPHAEGPDYIDKLEIPKHLKASLKYTWEKLAHEGREFLRDLPVYLVDKVGDNKIFGVYGSPINPFDGEVLPDQPTSYYEAIMRPVKEYEMLIVASPRYPVDAMTRYGRVVCPGSVGFPPAREHKATFALIDAETLRVKFVEVDYDKKIIEERIKNEKLPDEIVRILYHGGKA; via the coding sequence ATGGTGTACGTGGCTGTTCTCGCTAACATAGCCGGAAACCTCCCGGCCCTAACGGCGGCCCTAGGAAAAATAGAAGAGATGAAGGAGAAAGGATACGAGATCGAGAAGTACTACATCTTGGGCAACATAGTTGGCCTGTTCCCATATCCCAGGGAGGTTATAGATGCAATCAAAGACCTTGCAAAGAGCGAGAGGGTGAAGATAATCAGGGGTAAGTACGACCAGCTTATAGCCATGAGCGATCCCCATGCGGAAGGGCCTGACTACATAGATAAGCTTGAGATACCGAAGCACCTCAAGGCCTCGCTTAAGTACACCTGGGAGAAACTTGCTCATGAGGGAAGGGAGTTCCTGAGGGATCTTCCTGTTTACCTCGTGGACAAGGTAGGAGATAACAAAATATTCGGGGTTTACGGTAGTCCGATAAACCCGTTCGATGGAGAGGTACTCCCGGATCAGCCAACGAGTTATTACGAGGCAATAATGAGACCCGTCAAGGAGTACGAGATGCTCATAGTGGCGAGCCCGAGGTATCCGGTCGATGCAATGACGAGGTACGGAAGGGTTGTCTGCCCCGGAAGCGTTGGCTTCCCACCGGCGAGGGAGCACAAGGCAACCTTCGCCCTGATAGATGCTGAAACTCTCAGGGTAAAGTTCGTCGAAGTTGATTACGACAAGAAGATAATTGAGGAGAGAATAAAGAACGAGAAGCTTCCGGATGAGATAGTTAGGATTTTGTACCACGGAGGAAAAGCTTAA
- a CDS encoding DEAD/DEAH box helicase: protein MIEVFKGLESEIVHVHEIPPRFGEYGEFKFRHKEVNELVGRLGFRLYSHQVEALKKLYAGKNVVVSTPTASGKSEIFRLFIFDQFLEDPSSTFLLIYPTRALINNQMEKFRQENAIFKEVSGRSVKAEILTGDVEWGERRKILKEKPNIIFTTPDMLHHNILPRWIEYRWLLKNLKLLVVDELHVYRGVFGTNVAFVFRRLFFRLKRLRSNPQILALSATLRNPGEFARDFFGVDFEEVTKSGSPSPKRYIVMFEPRRFTGEQLIRQIVERLVREGIKTLVFFDSRRGTERIMRMFLFSDVFSSITTYKGTLTKEERWMIERDFKEGHLKVLLTTNALELGIDIGDLDAVINYGIPSDGLFSLIQRFGRAGRDPNRIAINSIILRRNGLDYYYKEHFDELVEGIEKGLVERIPVNLNNQRIAKKHLHYLLAELGVIGVEEIPDYWLRALEELRSEGAVEVQKNPITGKDEVRIRKPANYSSIRTTSDESFFLVLDEAWVRAGLMRRSGAELLRFINYLKKRKMIVEEVDELEFHRSLLPGMIYPSRGRLYMAVDKLRREKFHFVFAREIPMQEDLETNVSKTESIDVLETYREKSVGPVKVFMGRLRVRHEYTGYAVKGRDVERHVERLEKLREEGILRGEVEYSVTYFEDWWKFARVTFDSPYVREFETEGIWLVFPKEIESIPGEEFREFFAKASEVDPELAMFLYNRLSRKMLFPTLLGATTHYIRSIIAKHSKDSGIADPEFVFAVKKMIDSKDGIGSGLHAIEHNLIKISPVVTHVDSRELGGYSYDDYHGLPVVFIYDGNEGGSGIIGPIYENIEKLMVRSREHIAKCPCKDGCPACIYSPKCGTFNEFLDKWMAIKIWGKVLNQKV, encoded by the coding sequence ATGATAGAAGTGTTCAAGGGCTTAGAGAGCGAGATAGTCCACGTCCACGAGATTCCTCCCCGCTTTGGTGAGTACGGGGAGTTCAAGTTCAGGCATAAAGAGGTAAATGAGTTAGTTGGGAGGTTAGGGTTTAGGCTTTACTCTCACCAAGTGGAAGCCCTCAAAAAGCTTTACGCTGGGAAAAATGTTGTGGTTTCAACCCCAACCGCGAGCGGGAAAAGTGAGATATTCAGGCTCTTTATCTTTGATCAGTTTCTCGAGGATCCTTCCTCAACCTTTCTCCTGATATATCCAACCCGAGCCTTGATAAACAACCAGATGGAGAAGTTTAGGCAGGAAAACGCTATCTTTAAAGAGGTATCTGGGAGGTCCGTGAAAGCTGAAATACTAACTGGAGATGTAGAGTGGGGTGAGAGAAGGAAGATACTAAAAGAGAAGCCCAACATCATCTTCACGACACCGGACATGCTCCATCACAACATCCTGCCGAGGTGGATAGAGTACAGGTGGTTGCTCAAGAACCTCAAACTCTTGGTCGTTGATGAACTACACGTGTACAGGGGAGTTTTTGGAACGAACGTGGCCTTCGTCTTCAGAAGGCTGTTCTTCAGGCTCAAACGGTTAAGGTCAAACCCCCAAATTCTGGCCTTATCTGCAACCCTTAGGAACCCAGGAGAGTTCGCTAGGGACTTCTTTGGTGTAGATTTCGAGGAGGTAACTAAATCTGGAAGTCCGAGTCCAAAGAGGTACATAGTGATGTTCGAGCCTAGAAGATTCACAGGTGAACAATTAATAAGGCAGATAGTTGAAAGGCTGGTGAGGGAAGGCATCAAAACCCTAGTCTTCTTTGACTCAAGGAGGGGAACTGAGAGGATAATGAGGATGTTTCTCTTCTCTGATGTATTTAGTAGCATAACCACCTATAAGGGCACTTTAACCAAGGAAGAGAGGTGGATGATAGAGAGGGACTTCAAGGAGGGTCACCTCAAGGTTCTCTTAACCACTAATGCCCTTGAGCTTGGGATAGATATAGGCGATCTTGATGCCGTGATAAACTATGGAATCCCGTCAGATGGTTTATTCTCCTTAATTCAGAGGTTTGGAAGGGCAGGGAGGGATCCTAACAGGATAGCGATAAATTCAATAATACTGAGGAGGAACGGCCTCGACTACTACTACAAGGAGCACTTCGACGAGCTCGTGGAGGGGATAGAGAAGGGGCTCGTTGAGAGGATTCCGGTAAATCTGAACAACCAGAGAATAGCCAAGAAGCACCTTCACTATCTTCTTGCCGAGCTCGGCGTCATTGGAGTTGAAGAAATCCCCGATTACTGGCTTAGGGCTTTAGAGGAACTCAGGAGCGAGGGGGCAGTTGAGGTTCAGAAGAACCCGATAACGGGGAAGGATGAGGTCAGGATAAGGAAGCCGGCTAACTACTCATCGATAAGGACGACGAGCGATGAGAGCTTCTTCTTGGTCTTGGACGAGGCCTGGGTTAGGGCCGGACTTATGAGGAGGAGTGGAGCGGAACTTCTCAGGTTCATAAACTACCTAAAGAAGAGAAAGATGATCGTGGAGGAGGTTGACGAGCTCGAGTTCCACAGGAGTCTCCTCCCAGGGATGATTTACCCTTCGAGGGGCAGGCTCTACATGGCCGTTGATAAGTTGAGGAGGGAGAAGTTCCACTTCGTCTTTGCCCGCGAGATCCCTATGCAGGAAGATCTCGAGACAAATGTAAGCAAGACTGAAAGCATAGATGTCCTTGAAACCTACAGGGAGAAGTCTGTAGGGCCCGTTAAGGTGTTCATGGGGAGGCTTAGGGTTAGGCACGAGTACACCGGCTACGCCGTCAAGGGGAGGGACGTTGAGAGACATGTAGAGAGGCTCGAGAAGCTGAGGGAGGAAGGTATACTGAGGGGAGAAGTCGAGTACTCCGTTACCTACTTCGAGGACTGGTGGAAGTTCGCGAGGGTGACCTTTGATTCTCCCTACGTTAGGGAGTTCGAAACCGAGGGAATCTGGCTCGTGTTCCCCAAGGAGATAGAGTCAATTCCTGGGGAGGAGTTCAGGGAGTTCTTCGCAAAGGCCTCGGAAGTTGATCCCGAATTAGCTATGTTCCTCTACAACAGGCTATCGAGGAAAATGCTCTTCCCAACGCTCTTGGGTGCAACTACCCATTATATAAGGAGCATAATAGCCAAGCACTCAAAGGATTCTGGGATAGCAGATCCAGAATTCGTCTTCGCCGTAAAGAAGATGATAGATAGCAAGGACGGAATAGGCTCGGGCCTCCACGCGATAGAGCACAACCTGATAAAGATATCTCCGGTCGTAACGCACGTTGACTCGAGGGAGCTCGGTGGCTACAGCTACGACGACTATCACGGGCTTCCAGTGGTGTTCATCTACGATGGAAACGAGGGAGGTTCTGGAATAATAGGGCCGATCTACGAGAACATTGAAAAGCTAATGGTGAGGAGTAGGGAGCATATAGCCAAGTGTCCCTGCAAAGATGGATGTCCTGCCTGTATATACTCTCCCAAGTGCGGAACCTTTAACGAATTCCTGGACAAGTGGATGGCGATCAAAATATGGGGGAAGGTTCTTAATCAAAAGGTTTAA
- a CDS encoding MBL fold metallo-hydrolase → MRIIPLASESLGVRSLALYLKIGKIGILIDPGVALGPKRYSLPPANSEMKALALAREKIQEYAKKAEVVTISHYHYDHHTPFFEGLYESSSVEKAKEIYTGKILLIKHPTENINNSQRKRAHEFLKNVNPIAKKTEFADSRTFDFGNFTIEFSPPVPHGREGSKLGFVLMTLVDDGRKSVLHASDTQLINDKAIDWIIEKNPDVIFAGGPPTYLTHRVGNVRDIGIRNINRIIAETNAELIIDHHVVRDKSYEKFFEELDKRPLTFAEFMGKESAPLEAYRKELHKLEKGEDVELPKGVQKFLKELK, encoded by the coding sequence ATGAGGATAATTCCTCTAGCATCGGAGAGCCTTGGCGTTAGAAGCCTTGCTCTGTACCTCAAGATAGGTAAGATTGGAATTCTAATAGATCCTGGGGTTGCCCTAGGGCCAAAGAGGTACTCCCTTCCTCCAGCAAATTCCGAGATGAAGGCCTTGGCATTAGCTAGAGAGAAGATTCAGGAGTACGCAAAAAAAGCCGAAGTCGTGACGATTTCTCACTACCACTACGACCATCACACTCCCTTCTTTGAGGGTCTCTACGAGAGCTCATCCGTTGAAAAAGCCAAGGAAATCTATACTGGGAAGATTCTGCTAATAAAGCATCCAACCGAAAACATAAACAACAGTCAAAGGAAAAGGGCCCACGAGTTCCTGAAGAACGTCAATCCGATAGCAAAGAAGACAGAGTTCGCCGACTCAAGGACCTTTGACTTTGGCAACTTTACCATAGAATTCTCACCTCCGGTGCCTCATGGAAGGGAAGGCTCAAAGCTCGGATTCGTGCTGATGACTCTAGTGGATGACGGGAGAAAGTCAGTTCTGCACGCGAGCGATACCCAGCTTATAAACGATAAGGCCATCGATTGGATAATCGAGAAGAACCCTGATGTAATATTCGCGGGAGGTCCTCCAACGTACCTAACGCACAGGGTGGGCAATGTGAGGGACATAGGAATTAGAAACATAAACAGGATAATAGCCGAGACGAACGCTGAGCTGATAATAGACCACCATGTGGTTAGGGATAAAAGTTACGAAAAGTTCTTCGAAGAGCTCGATAAGAGGCCGCTAACCTTCGCAGAGTTCATGGGGAAGGAAAGCGCTCCCCTTGAGGCCTATAGAAAGGAGTTGCATAAGCTTGAAAAGGGAGAAGATGTTGAATTGCCTAAGGGCGTTCAAAAATTCCTGAAGGAGCTGAAATGA
- a CDS encoding HIT family protein, with protein MQCPFCTPEPRNLLYEDELIRILVDSYPANRGHLLVVPRRHVTRVEDLTWEEKLAIMRGIEKAMDALKKVLLPDGFNVGINIGRAAGQTVEHLHVHVIPRYKDDCNFPRGGVRKAVLDIEDENLSNREKWIRNRLSEQEVERLRVAINGSK; from the coding sequence ATGCAGTGCCCTTTCTGCACTCCAGAACCAAGGAATCTCCTATACGAGGACGAGCTAATAAGGATACTCGTTGACAGCTATCCCGCGAACAGGGGACACTTGCTGGTAGTTCCAAGAAGGCACGTTACAAGAGTTGAGGATTTGACCTGGGAAGAAAAGCTTGCGATAATGAGGGGAATAGAGAAGGCCATGGATGCCCTAAAGAAAGTCCTCTTACCAGACGGCTTCAACGTGGGAATAAACATTGGAAGGGCCGCAGGTCAAACCGTTGAGCACTTGCACGTTCACGTGATCCCAAGGTACAAGGATGACTGCAACTTTCCAAGGGGAGGTGTCCGGAAGGCCGTGCTTGACATCGAGGACGAAAACTTATCAAACAGGGAGAAGTGGATAAGGAACAGGCTCAGCGAGCAGGAGGTAGAAAGGCTGAGGGTGGCGATTAATGGATCTAAATAA
- a CDS encoding AI-2E family transporter, whose translation MDLNKIVLGVVVVIIVYLAILTIAPFFSALFFAFVTAYALEPLHDRLSKKIGVRKSATAITLLILMMALGTLLLLVYTLTPVVDQAYVYLSDIERLIRTVQLPIGSIDELITQAIEKGKENLASLTFSIPKYLLQTVVYLAFVYFFLIKRNAIRELLVFEDERLNRIIKRGELTLQALIRAWLLLNIAKGFLMTLGFIIFRVSNLPTAILAGILTVLFSFVPLFEGWMIWVAGSLYLLIHDHIISALGLAVYGALLVSPTPDFTIRPKLVAREAKFDETIVLIGMIGGTWSLGLKGLIIGPIVLNVAIEMLKEWKKITSSPKS comes from the coding sequence ATGGATCTAAATAAAATAGTGCTTGGCGTTGTGGTTGTAATAATAGTGTACCTTGCAATACTTACGATTGCCCCCTTCTTTTCGGCATTATTCTTTGCGTTTGTAACAGCCTACGCCCTCGAACCACTGCACGATAGACTATCCAAGAAGATCGGAGTTAGAAAGTCTGCTACCGCTATCACCCTGCTAATTCTCATGATGGCACTTGGAACCCTGCTCCTCCTCGTGTACACCCTAACTCCAGTAGTTGATCAGGCTTACGTATACCTCTCGGACATTGAGAGGTTAATAAGAACTGTTCAGCTTCCCATAGGATCAATTGATGAGCTCATAACTCAGGCAATAGAGAAGGGCAAGGAAAACCTTGCAAGCCTCACGTTCTCGATACCAAAGTACCTCCTTCAGACCGTGGTTTATCTGGCCTTCGTATACTTCTTCCTGATAAAGAGGAACGCAATTCGTGAGCTATTGGTGTTTGAAGATGAAAGGCTTAACAGGATAATTAAGCGAGGAGAATTAACACTTCAGGCTCTAATAAGGGCGTGGCTCTTACTTAACATAGCAAAGGGCTTTCTCATGACTCTCGGCTTCATAATCTTCAGAGTTTCAAACCTACCAACCGCAATACTTGCTGGGATACTTACGGTACTCTTCTCCTTTGTCCCCCTGTTTGAGGGCTGGATGATTTGGGTAGCAGGGAGCTTATACCTCCTTATCCATGACCATATAATTTCAGCCTTAGGCCTAGCAGTTTATGGCGCTCTCTTAGTCTCTCCAACACCCGACTTCACGATAAGGCCAAAGTTAGTTGCTAGGGAAGCAAAGTTCGATGAGACAATAGTTTTAATCGGGATGATAGGGGGAACTTGGAGCCTTGGACTTAAAGGGCTTATCATAGGGCCGATAGTCCTAAATGTAGCTATAGAAATGCTGAAAGAATGGAAAAAGATTACAAGCTCTCCAAAATCTTAA
- a CDS encoding nicotinamidase → MPEEALIIVDMQRDFMPGGALPVPEGDKIIPKVNEYIKRFREKGALIVATRDWHPEDHISFKERGGPWPKHCVQNTPGAEFVVDLPEDAVIISKATDPEKEAYSGFEGTNLAEILREKGVKKVYICGVATEYCVRATALDALKHGFEVYLLKDAVKGITPEGEKEALKEMEKEGIKILESL, encoded by the coding sequence ATGCCTGAAGAGGCCCTCATAATTGTTGACATGCAGAGGGACTTCATGCCTGGAGGTGCTTTACCGGTGCCCGAGGGAGACAAGATAATACCAAAGGTGAACGAGTACATAAAGAGGTTCAGAGAGAAGGGGGCACTTATAGTTGCGACGAGGGACTGGCACCCTGAAGATCATATCAGCTTTAAGGAGAGAGGAGGCCCCTGGCCCAAGCACTGCGTTCAGAACACCCCAGGAGCTGAGTTTGTAGTTGATTTACCTGAGGATGCCGTAATAATCTCAAAGGCTACCGATCCCGAGAAGGAAGCTTACTCGGGATTTGAAGGAACTAACTTAGCGGAGATACTTAGGGAAAAAGGTGTGAAGAAAGTTTACATCTGTGGGGTTGCCACGGAGTACTGCGTAAGGGCCACTGCCTTAGACGCGTTAAAGCATGGTTTTGAGGTCTACCTGCTCAAGGATGCCGTTAAAGGGATAACCCCTGAGGGCGAGAAGGAGGCCCTGAAGGAAATGGAGAAGGAAGGAATTAAGATTTTGGAGAGCTTGTAA
- a CDS encoding NAD(+) kinase produces MKFGIVARRDKEEALKLAYRVYDFLKVSGYEVVVDFETYEKFPHFKEEDAIPLEEFDVDFIIAIGGDGTILRIEHKTKKDIPILSINMGTLGFLTEVEPSETFFAINRILEGDYYIDERIKLRTYINGENKVPDALNEVAILTGVPGKIIHLRYYIDGGLADEVRADGLVVSTPTGSTGYAMSAGGPFVDPRLDTIIIVPLLPLPKTSVPMVVPGDSKVDVRLITDREIVMAIDGQYYEYLPPDVEISIKKSPRKTKFVRFTREIYPKYTMRIKERH; encoded by the coding sequence ATGAAGTTTGGGATAGTTGCTAGGAGGGACAAGGAAGAGGCCCTGAAGCTCGCTTACAGGGTGTATGATTTTCTCAAGGTTAGCGGTTATGAAGTCGTGGTTGACTTTGAAACCTATGAGAAATTCCCCCATTTCAAGGAAGAGGACGCTATACCTCTTGAGGAGTTTGATGTTGACTTCATAATAGCGATAGGTGGGGATGGGACAATTCTGAGGATAGAGCACAAGACCAAGAAGGATATCCCAATTTTGAGCATAAATATGGGCACTCTTGGCTTTCTAACAGAAGTTGAACCTTCGGAGACTTTCTTTGCTATAAACAGGATACTTGAAGGTGATTACTACATTGATGAGAGGATAAAGCTTAGAACGTACATAAACGGAGAGAATAAGGTTCCAGATGCCCTAAATGAAGTTGCAATACTCACGGGTGTTCCTGGGAAAATAATTCATCTTCGCTATTACATAGATGGGGGACTTGCGGATGAGGTGAGGGCTGACGGATTGGTCGTTTCTACACCTACCGGCTCCACGGGCTATGCCATGTCCGCTGGCGGACCTTTCGTTGATCCAAGGCTTGACACGATAATCATAGTTCCCCTTCTTCCCCTTCCCAAAACCTCGGTTCCAATGGTAGTCCCTGGGGATTCGAAAGTTGATGTAAGGTTAATAACAGACAGGGAGATAGTAATGGCCATAGATGGCCAGTACTACGAGTACCTTCCTCCCGACGTTGAGATAAGCATCAAGAAAAGCCCAAGGAAGACGAAGTTCGTGAGGTTCACGAGGGAGATTTACCCTAAGTACACAATGAGAATAAAGGAAAGACACTAG
- a CDS encoding DUF3267 domain-containing protein: MEKFSLKEYTWDIVSLYLLLFFVAAKLAQLVVGDVSVHIYSTLDFLRHIIFPIVVMIILHEGMHALALKLLGANVKFGITTVTKIDIAPYIATDTKVKAGDYIKVSLAPALLSPIFLILAKLFTSFFWAFLFVLNTAGLVGDIMVALTLMGMPKDALVWDEGTVMVSTHDFPRPYPRIVSIALKVGLIGLVVIFLSNVEFVVVYSN; encoded by the coding sequence ATGGAGAAGTTCAGCTTAAAGGAGTACACATGGGACATTGTTTCCCTGTACCTCCTTCTCTTTTTCGTAGCTGCAAAGTTAGCTCAGCTTGTTGTTGGTGATGTCAGCGTTCATATTTACTCCACCTTAGACTTCCTTAGGCACATTATCTTCCCAATCGTTGTCATGATTATTCTCCATGAGGGTATGCATGCCTTGGCTCTCAAGCTCCTTGGGGCTAATGTTAAGTTTGGGATAACGACGGTGACGAAAATCGATATAGCTCCGTACATAGCAACGGATACGAAGGTTAAGGCCGGAGACTATATCAAAGTTAGCCTCGCTCCTGCTCTTCTATCCCCCATCTTCCTGATTTTGGCCAAGCTATTCACTTCATTTTTCTGGGCCTTCCTATTTGTGCTTAATACCGCGGGCTTAGTTGGGGATATAATGGTTGCACTGACCCTAATGGGAATGCCCAAGGACGCTCTAGTCTGGGACGAAGGGACGGTTATGGTTTCAACCCATGACTTCCCAAGGCCCTACCCCAGGATAGTTTCAATTGCATTGAAAGTTGGACTAATAGGTCTCGTGGTAATTTTCCTCAGCAACGTGGAGTTTGTTGTAGTTTATTCCAACTGA
- a CDS encoding polyprenyl synthetase family protein encodes MGEYDELFARIKAKAKLVDEKLFELIPEKEPRVLYDAARHYPLAGGKRVRPFVVLTATEAVGGNPLSAVYPAVAIELIHNYSLVHDDIMDMDETRRGKPTVHKLWGINMAILAGDLLFSKAFEAVSRAEVSSEKKARILETIVKASNELCEGQAMDLEFEKRETVTIDEYMKMISGKTGALFDASATVGGIVGTDDEEYIKALSTWGRNVGMAFQIWDDVLDLIADEEKLGKPVGSDIRKGKKTLIVAHFFENADEKAKEKFMRVFGRYAGDVKGKGIIEDDIKAEVMEAIELLKEYGSIEYASRVAKDLVNKANEALKALPNSTARKDLELLARFIVEREY; translated from the coding sequence ATGGGAGAATATGACGAACTCTTTGCAAGAATTAAGGCAAAAGCTAAACTTGTTGACGAGAAGCTCTTCGAGCTCATCCCCGAAAAGGAGCCAAGAGTCCTCTATGATGCGGCGAGACACTACCCATTGGCAGGTGGCAAGAGGGTCAGGCCCTTTGTAGTTTTAACGGCAACCGAGGCCGTTGGAGGAAACCCTTTAAGTGCGGTTTATCCGGCGGTTGCCATAGAGCTAATCCACAACTACTCCCTCGTTCATGATGACATAATGGATATGGACGAGACGAGGAGGGGTAAGCCTACAGTGCACAAGCTTTGGGGAATAAACATGGCGATTCTCGCCGGAGACCTACTCTTCAGCAAGGCCTTTGAAGCAGTGTCAAGGGCCGAGGTAAGCTCGGAGAAGAAGGCTAGGATTCTGGAGACGATAGTTAAAGCTTCAAATGAGCTCTGCGAAGGCCAGGCCATGGATCTAGAGTTTGAGAAGAGGGAAACGGTCACGATAGATGAGTACATGAAGATGATCAGCGGGAAGACAGGGGCATTATTTGATGCTTCAGCTACCGTTGGAGGCATCGTTGGCACGGACGATGAGGAGTACATCAAAGCCCTGTCAACCTGGGGGAGGAACGTTGGTATGGCTTTCCAGATATGGGATGACGTTCTCGATTTAATTGCAGATGAGGAAAAGCTGGGCAAACCGGTGGGTAGTGACATAAGGAAGGGCAAGAAAACTCTCATAGTGGCCCACTTCTTTGAGAACGCCGATGAAAAGGCCAAGGAGAAGTTCATGAGGGTGTTCGGAAGGTACGCGGGCGATGTGAAAGGTAAAGGTATAATTGAAGATGATATAAAGGCTGAAGTTATGGAGGCTATAGAGCTATTGAAGGAGTACGGAAGCATAGAGTACGCCTCGAGAGTTGCAAAGGATCTCGTTAATAAAGCCAATGAGGCCCTAAAGGCCCTCCCGAACAGCACTGCTAGAAAGGACTTAGAGTTATTGGCTAGGTTCATAGTAGAGAGGGAATACTGA
- a CDS encoding nucleotidyl transferase AbiEii/AbiGii toxin family protein, translated as MIARKKGVPESTVERDYAQDWLLFGLSKTCLKMALKGGTGIRKAYIEGYRFSDDLDFTLLGEHAWKNGTRGISEGY; from the coding sequence GTGATTGCGAGGAAAAAGGGAGTCCCCGAGAGCACTGTGGAGAGGGACTATGCTCAGGACTGGCTTTTGTTTGGACTCTCAAAGACGTGTCTGAAGATGGCATTGAAGGGAGGAACCGGAATAAGGAAGGCCTATATCGAGGGCTACAGGTTTTCCGATGATTTGGACTTCACGCTCTTGGGAGAACATGCATGGAAAAACGGTACAAGAGGAATTAGTGAAGGATACTAG
- a CDS encoding type II toxin-antitoxin system VapC family toxin, whose product MKYLFDTKALIAFFNNEKGAEFVEKLLKEVDEGKAEGFISSITLTEIYYLYLRRAGEEVDRKRVEQVRFSNLKVVPIDEEVALKAGKYKVKAIPIVDALIAASAYSVDAKVVTDDKHFEGLDVEVVKFRSQTTH is encoded by the coding sequence ATGAAGTACCTCTTCGACACTAAAGCGCTGATTGCATTCTTCAACAATGAGAAAGGGGCGGAGTTCGTAGAGAAACTCTTAAAAGAAGTTGACGAGGGTAAGGCGGAAGGATTCATAAGCTCCATCACGCTGACAGAGATTTACTACCTTTACTTGAGAAGGGCTGGAGAGGAAGTCGATAGGAAGAGAGTGGAGCAGGTAAGATTTTCAAACTTGAAGGTAGTTCCAATAGATGAGGAGGTGGCATTAAAGGCAGGGAAGTATAAGGTGAAGGCGATTCCAATTGTTGATGCCTTGATAGCGGCGAGCGCTTATTCCGTTGATGCTAAGGTCGTAACGGATGACAAGCACTTCGAAGGACTGGACGTGGAAGTAGTGAAATTCAGGAGTCAAACCACCCATTGA
- a CDS encoding AbrB/MazE/SpoVT family DNA-binding domain-containing protein: MEVVKLSSKGQIVIPAKIRKELKLSKGDKLLIEREGDAIILRPVVKLSRLRGVDKIEGASEEIEKIREEWDKEF; encoded by the coding sequence ATGGAGGTTGTAAAACTATCCTCAAAAGGTCAGATCGTAATCCCAGCAAAAATCAGGAAAGAACTAAAACTATCAAAAGGGGACAAACTGCTAATTGAAAGGGAGGGTGATGCAATAATCTTAAGGCCAGTTGTTAAGCTGTCTAGGCTGAGAGGCGTGGACAAGATAGAAGGAGCGTCAGAAGAAATTGAAAAGATAAGAGAAGAATGGGACAAAGAATTCTAG